The DNA segment CTGTTCGATCCATTTATTATGTTGGCGAACTTAATACACCTTCAATTTCCTCATGTTAACATATATAAACTCGAATTGCAGACACCCAACATAGAACCATCATGACAATAGTGTCCACTGTTAgtcaaaatgaataaataaatggcTATTAGGACAGTAATGCCTTATCGGCTTAACCACTGATCACATAGATCATTTCGTGCAAAGTTATTTTAACTTACTCAACAAGTTTCGAGTTTGAATCATAAATACGCAACTACGTCAGGGAGGAGGGTTTTATGACTCATAATGGTATTATCCAATTTGAACAAAATCATCCTCCATAGGAAATATCTatgatttcttaaaaaaagaaaacattgccTTCGGCTAggctttttaaaattatgatgtaACGGAACTCCTGAAGAGCATGTCATATTATCATTCTGTTTTGCAAAAGCCAACTTGCAACCGAAAAAATATCATGGTACAAGGTAGCCAAATTATCCAATTTAGATAAACGAAAAAGGAATTGTTGAAGTTGAGTGTTATCTGTTTGTGTATGATGATCTGATGTATAATGTGACAAAAGATTTCTCGTAAGTTAGGTAAACCGAATATAGCCTTGTGCACACATTGGGGGTTCCTGCTTCTTGAAACTTGCGGTTATTAACAACGATTCGATTATTCACTAATGATGACTGGGTTGACttaactaaaattcactttcatttttcattcaacAATACACTTATTGGAGTGGAAGACACcgaaagagaaagaaatcaaAGCTCCCATCATTAAAGAAGGGAAACAATAACCAATGTTTTTATCCTTCGGATTCTAATTAAGGAAGGCAAGAATTGATAATGAAATGGGAGATTCAATGTAAATAACAGAGGCACCTTCCCCCTGCTACATATCAAACAAGTAAATGCAtgtgtaaattttgaaatttaacgAAGGTTTTGCCATGCTATATAAAACCACTGGTTGTTTTGGAGCAGCGAAACGAGAATGAAGAACACGGCATTCCATGGTTTCAGCAGATTGTGGTTAAACAGGGGAGACACCACACAAATTGTAAACACAAACGttgttctttctctttttttgtcttttttcttttcttttctttaatttttttcagctGAGAAAACTTTTTCTTTATCGACTCTGTTTTTGACTTTTCGGTTTACAATAGTTTATGAAAGGGATATGTTAGAGTGACATCCACTAATAAGCCCAATAGTGCGGATCAAGATTAAAAATCGGGCACTACTATTGACACCCGTATTGCTATTTagacaaaaatatctttttggtaTTTACCAGTTAAAAATACCTTGACGAAAacatatttcttaaaaatttaatgcaGCGAAAACTTGCTTtagttgtatattttgaatTCGCATTCCCTACTAATAATTGGAAACTTGTTTTCTGctgtattaaaatttataaaaaagaatatagaaaacattttcgtaatgaaaaaataaaagcgAAAAGTTGGAATGTTAAAATAGCAATGAGGAAGATGCCAATAGCAATGtccttaaaattttgaaaattcaaaGTGTGAATGACTTCGTGCATTTTGTGGCTTGTCTAAATCTAATAAGGTATTACTATAGATCTTAGTCCGTACCAGCCAAGGAGCAAATACCAAAATACCTCTTCCACCCCACCCAAAATACttcttcctttcctttcttcattccttttatctttttcctttttctccatcttcattcattcatttcctCTTTCCCTTTCTTCACTCCTGTATGTCTTTGTTgttaaggtatttttttttccttttccatatAATGAAATCACAATTTTGTTGTATGACAAAATTGTTACACAATAAAATTTTGACTCCATTGTGAttacattttttcttaaaaaaaaatgtacaacggAAGTTGGATTTCGTTGCAAAGTGTATAATGAAATCTCTTTTCTGTTGTATagtttttaaggaaaaaaatgcacaacaaAAAGTGTGATTTCATTGTATTTTGTGCAACAAAAAcatactttcattttttatgttgtatTTACTCCTCCTAACATAATAGGATCACGATTTCGTTATGCGCTTTTTTCATAAACTCATATACACAATGGAATCACGATTCCGCTGCACTAGTGGGAGTAAAAATCAATACATTTTTCGCACCCTTTTAATCCAGTAAAATTGTGATTTCATTGTACATTTTGGgatggggcaattttggaatTTTTGAACAACAATAGGGGCCAATAGCAACTTCCGATCAAATACTCTTCAAAATCCAATAGTGATTTGTTTTTGTTCCAGAAAATCCAATACTTTTGTAGCAGCCATCCGTGCTACTTTCTTGAGCAGGATATCATTCTTTTGACCCACCTTACTCTTCGTTTGTTTCTTTCTGTACTTCCCATATTACTTCCAGAATGAAGACTCCCGGAGCAATTGCCTTACTCTTCTTTATACTCCCAGAGAACAAAATAGTATTGCTGATGCCTTTGAATCACCGGGTTTCATTAGTTCTCTGATACACACTGATCTTGCAAGCTGTGTGCTTGCTTCTTGTATAGTTTCTCGGGCTGTTGTACCCCttttccataaataaaataacgttattaacaaaaataaataaataaacgcAAATGTCATTGGAAAAAATATGTAAAGGTTGTCAAGATGATACAAAATCTGATAGAATCATAGAACACTATCACAAGTTTGGTACAGATCCATTCTAGCCGATCTATACtgatattaattagttttttttttttgtattttgtttataactcttacccaaaaaaataatattattctatATAAATTTATGACATTTATAGGATTTCAGGTTTCGTATTCATAGTACCATGACCGTAATGTTTGATTTGGTTCAGCATTATgataaacatataatatatatgatattgcATAACTTTATGAGTTTGAtcgaaataaaatataattctttaaaaaaattaaaagttgttataagtagttatatatattttttgcaaTGGTTTGAATATATTGGGATAGGGAATGGCAAAAGCAAGAATGGGAAAACTATAGAAAATTTAAACTAAGGGataaaccaaaataataataatttaagctTAACCATGGTCAATACAAAATCTTCATAAACAACCCGTGGGTATAACACAGATTGTGGGTAATTAACCTCACAATTCAATAAACCttaattaatttcatcttttttataACGTTTGAAGAAACTGCAGCtaggtatgatttttttttttttcttatagtcATAGAGTAAAGGCAAAGAAATGCAGCATTTGTGTCTTAAAGACCTGGAAGACAGTCGCATCCGTTCTTATCCAGAAACATGATAGATGAGTCTAATGTGgcaatatttaattttgcattgaaataaacttgaaaaaatgtattaaactagtcataacaaagaaaaaaaatgaccaGTTACAACCTTaaagtttaaattataaaagcTCCAATTATACGTACCAGCCTATCACAAATCTAAAATAGATAGAATAGCAAAATACAAAAGCGCTACTTTTTGTCCTGCACTATGAACATTGAATGGCTTATGGCTGGCATTTGTTGTGGTGGTGAGGCTGAAAGTTGAAACTCTAGGTGCAATTGAGCCTAGTTGAGACAACCATTTGGTTCACTGCCCTTACTTGTAACAAAAAATCATCACCTTCAATAACCTACCACCATCCTCGTCACTAGCCAGTTTCATGTATCATCGAAATCGAAAACTAAAACTAGAACAACTACACCACCCTCAAACAGACAGATTCTAGCGTGCAAGACCTGAggtgcaaaaagaattttaggCCATTGGATATAGGAGCAAATTGGTTAATGGTAGAGATTTTGCACCGTGCAAGACCTGAGATGGTTTTGCACGCTAGAATCCGCCCCCTCAAACATCCTTCACCACCGACTCTATTTATCCTGGTCATAGGCTCATAGCCCCAGCCACCTATATAAACAGAAGAGTTTTATGTTTTGTCTTTCTATTGTCCATTTATGACTCTAAAATGTTTCTTCGACAATGCTCAGGTCTTATTTccttttgcataaaaattaaCTAGTTTTTTATCCGTCCAATGCATTGcatgggtttttttttaattactatttaagaattatttataatatagatTTCATAGATTTaagaaatagtaaaaaaataatttcatgttatattatactaatacatccagcatatttaaaaaaacaaagcaagtgTACTTATCCAAAATGTAGGTgcgcaataaaaaaaaaataagatatttgtctcatttgaatataaaaattaattttatgagaaGTATGTTTTAACTTTGTAACTGACTTCTTCCTAGCCAATCTCCTATGTGTGTATCCACATCTAATTTAGGATAAATATGTTTTCCTTTGTCATTACTATTATTTATCAAAGCAGTCACCCTATTAAAATACCATAAACAACAACTAATGAAAAATtggtatataataaaaaaaacagtaattcatctttaaattttatctcaATTATAATTAACACCTATAAAATTGACATTAAAGTATCAATGGAAAATATATTCTAAccctttatttaattaaattttagttattacatattaaaattataaaaaagtattttttataaaagtaaataataatataaatatacaacACTAGTAGATATATTATGCTGCAAATAATCCaccataataaatatataacactAGGATCGGAGAAAGCTGATGTAACAGTTAAACtaatcattctatttttttaaaaaaaaaccagcATTCCACTCTTAAACAAAAATCCAAACAAGCCTATATTCCTTTGCAAGTTCCTCATACACGTGCATAGATAGTAACTATCAACCCCGTAACGGAGTATCAATGACTTAACGgagttttaagaaaattgaaataatatttgtcGTTTTATTGAACAGAGATATATAATGGTCTTAGCGATAAAAACAAAGAAGCTAAAGCTAAAGACGAAGGCTTATAATGCAAGCTAAACAAGGCATGTGGAGAGTGGACACATACATCATCGGGGACTATAGATATTTTGTTGTTACTTAATGTTGACTCAACCCTGGTTAAAGAAactctttatatatttattattgttactgACCCAAACAAACTCAACAAAACCATGATCCCAAACGTTGAAATCCCTCACTGGGACGCCGACGGAGGAGGACCACTCTCTCCGTtcatctcttcttcttccaatgCTGACAAGTGCTCATTATTATTCTCCTCCGACCATTTCCGAATGTTCCAGTTCAAGGTCCGGATCTGTCCACGTGGCAGGTCCCACGATTGGACGGAGTGTCCCTACGCCCACCCTGCCGAGAAGGCTCGCCGCCGTGACCCCCGCAAGTACCACTACTCCGGCACCGCCTGCCCCGATTACCAGAAGGGGAACTGCAAGAGGGGCGACACTTGTCAGTTCTCGCACGGCGTCTTCGAATGCTGGCTCCATCCTTCTCGCTACCGGACCCACCTCTGCAAAGACGGAACCACTTGCCGCCGCAGAGTCTGCTTCTTCGCTCACACCACCGAACAACTCCGCCTCGTAGTAACGGATTCATCATCGTCCTCCTTTGTTTCCTCTCCCACTTCGGTCCTCAACTCTTCGTCCTTCTCCGATTCTTCGCCGTACAGCTTCGTGCGCGAAATAGTTAACTCAACGCGGAATGTTAAAATCGAGGATTCGGGTTTGACCCGTTGCGTGTTTGGGTCGCCACGTGGCGGGTTTTTAAGTGTGAATGGGTGCGAGGAGGAGCCTGCTATGGAGAGGGTGGAATCTGGGAAAGACATTAGAGCGAGAATCTATGCCAAGCTTAGTAGGGAGAACACGATTGGAGCCTCTGACCCTGACATTGGATGGGTTTCGGAACTCGTCAAATGACCGCATGTTTGTTTCTCCCTTGTTAGATTATTATGTTCGAGACAAAgtcattttatcttttctaaCTCTAAACCAAATATGCACTGAATGGATTCCGTTGCTTTTCATTTGGGTCTGTATGTATAGTTAAGTTGTATAATgcaatttgaataaaataaaataaaactctatGTACATAGTTGAGACCGTTTGGGTCTCtgtttttgtaatttcttgTCTGACATTTTTTTTACCCTTGTTCCTGGCTGCCGAAGATTGGGTAGCACATTGTTAGATTTTCTGTTACGATGTATGTGTACGAGGGACATCACAAGATGACAGAagaatgatgttttttttttttctttctgaacaATCATGTAacgtaagtatttttttattcgaGACTTGGAAGCAAAATTCGATTAACTTGGAAGCCAAATTGGTCCAATGTAATTGCTCAATTACCTCATTTTCTGCTTAATTTCTTACCTTCCCGCCTACATTTCTGTATATTAAATCGTTGTGAACCTTAGTTCCTTCAAGTATACACGTTTTGGGATTctactagattttttttaatgctcaTGTCCCTTTTGTCTGATTTTGGGATTTTTCAGATCATTCACTGTTTAGGGGTTTGAGACCATTTTTTTGGCACTCTATTGTATAAAGTAGAAAGCAAACATTGCTTATCAAACATAGATTTCGCGATTGCAGTGTTTGAAATCTGTGTGCTACAGGTGCGAGCGAAGTTTTGTAATGGATTCTTTTGTTTAAAAGAAGGTATTCTAAGCGACATGAGGCAATGATGGTGACATTTATTGTTTCTTTATCCGAAGGTAAACAATTTGCCCAACGAAACCGCTTTGTTATCTAGGTTAATGTTTGCTTGATGTAACTTGGGGTCTAATAAGTACTGAAACCAAAGATTTTAGATGAGCACTCAATTTAATGATTGATATTTATGAAGCTTCTTCGTGAGTATCAACAGAAATGATAGTAATACCTCCACTCTACTTTTTAATAtactaatttaaatatattttatgattgcatataataatttatattaattaaaatttattgtaaatcATAAGATTGCCATAATTGAAGTTTAAAgtaatcatataaaattaattctaaaaatagtataattatattgattaaatgttttttaatttagtagAGAAAAATATACTGTCAGTAAAATCCTAAATTGTCataatattgaaaattattggcatttatataattattttacaagttaaaacctaaaatgttattttattaatcgatagtataaaaatatttacattgataacttattaaaactaaaatcgtcgtgtttaataaaaaatattattttatcaatattttttgtgtcATTTAATATAAACTTCAAATTAGGagcaaaattatcaaataaaataatctcGCTGGCTAGattcaagaaattaaattttctaaaaacgTTAGTATTATGTATAAATCACAAACTATATACTCGTTCACAACTAATTTGAGAGTTGAGTTTACTTGATCGTTTGGAGTTAGGGATGAAAAGTGTGTCGAAGTATgattattcaaataattatgtCAGTGATAATGAAGAAATAATAGAATATTATGAAAATCTCATGACCAGTTGCTTATATATTAATAACGCACTAGATAGGGTTTATCCGAAGCTAGATCAGCTatattcaaatcaaatttaaaaaatatatacgattcaatttgattaaatttttatttaaaataaaatttaagttaaaacaaactaatattttatgatttggtttaatttaatttttttttattttactaaaatattattttattaaaatttatataattttttatattttaaataaaattacattaaaaaaattcttaataacAATCTACCAaacttattaatatgttaaaccttatataataaaaatttacaaattttttatttatcttaaactaaatgtatctaaaaaaattatatgaaaaaaatagtatatataatataaatttcatatatataacactacaaaaaatgatatacatataaaataaataaatacataacagtaaaataatataaatcttggtataattattgagatttgattcaatttgaatttgtttaaaaaacacaaatcataaattaaatcaaaccaatcgatttgacaaaaaaaatccaaataaataaaaaaaaatcaatttgatttgattttagattttttaaaaagtttttaatttttattttagatgaaTT comes from the Glycine soja cultivar W05 chromosome 6, ASM419377v2, whole genome shotgun sequence genome and includes:
- the LOC114414802 gene encoding zinc finger CCCH domain-containing protein 23-like; this encodes MIPNVEIPHWDADGGGPLSPFISSSSNADKCSLLFSSDHFRMFQFKVRICPRGRSHDWTECPYAHPAEKARRRDPRKYHYSGTACPDYQKGNCKRGDTCQFSHGVFECWLHPSRYRTHLCKDGTTCRRRVCFFAHTTEQLRLVVTDSSSSSFVSSPTSVLNSSSFSDSSPYSFVREIVNSTRNVKIEDSGLTRCVFGSPRGGFLSVNGCEEEPAMERVESGKDIRARIYAKLSRENTIGASDPDIGWVSELVK